The following coding sequences are from one Seonamhaeicola sp. ML3 window:
- a CDS encoding tetratricopeptide repeat protein: MRTSFRVILVVLFSTFLIVSCSRKKDNFVSRNFHAVTAEFNPLYNGYNALEQGRENLNQSYFDDYWNVLPIERMQISDEIVLPGQSKNENFTRAEEKAVKAIQKHSMNIKGKEKNPQMDEAYLLLGKARYFDQRFIPALEAFNYILYKYPASDKINQAKIWKEKTNIRLDNNELAIKNLKRLLFRENLVNQDLADASSMLAQAYINTKSIDSAITQLKIAETATRSNDERGRYGFILGQLYNELGFKDSANMAFDRVIDLNRKTPRIYMITAHLEKVKNFDYDNGDKWAVLELLSDLEKNRENRPFLDKIYHEIGGFHLKNKSDSLATLYFNKSLREKSLDKTLNARNYEILGDMNFDKSVYREAGLYYDSTMTSLVLNSKPYRIIKRKRDNLEDVIYYEGVAQVNDSILHLVNMPDEQRITHFEAFIEKLKAKAEVEKKEQKRQEALKRNSGLVTVNNNLWRPNTPGGLPGQAAVFYFYNPTTVAFGKNEFVKIWGDRPLEENWRWSSRSASSGTNISAGSDVLATATDDELYDPQFYISKIPSEEKEIDSISKERNYAYYQLGLIYKEKFKEFVLAKDKFQDLLKSNPEERLVLPTKYNLYKIYEALGQNGEAAIAKEGIIKDYPESRYATILSNPELASAKDENSPESLYEGLYAKHENQEYAEVIAKCEEYIKLYDGEPMVPKFELLKATATGRLYGYEAYKEAINYIAVTYANTDEGLQAQNIETKVLPKLANSDFIDETANITAHYKVIFKFDSSKTEKIQSFRKTLDEVLSTIGYYELHSSVDVYNENISFVIVHGLKNGQVAKTFEQLLTKENKKKIREPYFAMASANYQIIQIHKNLDAFLSVYNN; the protein is encoded by the coding sequence GTGCGCACATCTTTTAGAGTTATTCTTGTTGTTCTTTTCTCGACCTTTTTAATTGTTAGTTGTTCAAGAAAAAAAGACAATTTTGTAAGTAGAAATTTTCATGCTGTAACAGCAGAGTTTAACCCACTTTACAATGGTTATAATGCACTAGAGCAAGGCAGGGAAAATCTTAACCAGAGTTATTTCGACGATTACTGGAATGTGTTGCCCATAGAGCGTATGCAGATTTCAGATGAAATTGTGCTGCCAGGACAATCGAAAAACGAAAACTTTACACGTGCCGAGGAAAAGGCCGTAAAAGCTATTCAAAAGCACAGCATGAACATTAAGGGGAAAGAAAAGAACCCTCAAATGGACGAGGCTTATTTACTTCTAGGAAAGGCCAGATATTTTGACCAACGTTTTATTCCTGCATTAGAAGCTTTCAACTACATTCTTTATAAATATCCAGCAAGCGATAAAATCAATCAAGCTAAGATATGGAAAGAGAAAACCAATATCCGTTTAGATAATAACGAGTTGGCTATTAAGAACCTAAAACGTTTGCTGTTTAGAGAGAACTTGGTAAATCAAGATTTGGCAGATGCCTCTTCAATGTTGGCACAGGCGTACATTAACACAAAATCTATAGATAGTGCCATTACGCAGTTAAAGATTGCAGAAACCGCTACCAGAAGTAATGACGAGCGAGGGCGTTATGGGTTTATTCTGGGGCAATTATATAATGAATTAGGGTTTAAAGACAGCGCTAATATGGCTTTCGATAGGGTTATTGATCTTAACAGGAAAACGCCAAGAATTTATATGATTACCGCGCATCTCGAAAAAGTGAAGAACTTCGATTATGATAATGGTGATAAGTGGGCGGTTTTAGAATTACTTTCAGATTTAGAGAAAAACAGAGAAAACAGACCGTTTTTAGACAAGATTTATCATGAAATAGGAGGGTTTCATTTAAAGAATAAATCAGATTCCCTAGCGACCCTGTATTTTAATAAGTCTCTACGAGAAAAGTCTTTAGACAAAACCCTTAATGCTAGAAATTACGAAATTCTGGGCGATATGAATTTCGATAAATCTGTTTATCGTGAAGCTGGTTTATATTACGATAGTACCATGACCAGTTTAGTACTGAACTCTAAACCGTATCGTATTATTAAGCGGAAAAGAGACAATCTAGAGGATGTTATTTACTATGAAGGCGTTGCTCAAGTAAATGACAGTATTTTGCATTTGGTGAATATGCCAGATGAACAGAGAATCACCCATTTTGAAGCATTTATAGAAAAACTAAAAGCAAAAGCAGAGGTCGAAAAGAAAGAACAGAAGCGTCAGGAAGCCCTAAAGCGCAATAGCGGTTTAGTAACCGTAAATAATAACCTATGGAGACCAAATACCCCGGGAGGACTACCCGGTCAGGCAGCTGTGTTTTATTTTTATAATCCAACAACAGTTGCCTTTGGTAAAAATGAATTTGTGAAAATATGGGGCGATAGACCTTTGGAAGAGAATTGGCGATGGTCTAGTAGAAGTGCTTCCTCAGGAACAAATATTAGTGCGGGTTCTGATGTTTTAGCAACAGCTACAGATGATGAATTGTACGACCCTCAATTTTACATATCCAAGATTCCTTCAGAAGAAAAGGAAATCGATAGTATTTCTAAAGAAAGAAACTACGCCTATTATCAACTCGGGCTTATTTATAAGGAGAAATTCAAGGAGTTTGTCTTGGCTAAGGATAAGTTTCAGGATTTATTAAAAAGTAATCCTGAAGAGCGACTGGTATTGCCAACAAAATACAACCTTTATAAAATCTATGAGGCATTGGGGCAAAATGGTGAAGCTGCAATTGCCAAAGAAGGAATTATTAAAGACTATCCAGAATCGAGATACGCAACAATTCTTAGCAATCCAGAGTTAGCTTCGGCTAAAGATGAAAATAGCCCGGAAAGTTTATACGAAGGACTTTATGCAAAGCATGAAAATCAGGAATATGCAGAAGTGATTGCAAAGTGCGAAGAATATATTAAGTTATATGATGGCGAACCCATGGTGCCTAAGTTCGAGCTTTTAAAAGCTACTGCAACAGGAAGGTTATATGGCTATGAAGCTTACAAAGAAGCCATTAATTACATAGCGGTTACTTATGCCAATACAGACGAGGGGCTTCAAGCTCAAAATATCGAAACTAAAGTATTGCCAAAGTTGGCTAATTCAGATTTTATAGACGAAACGGCAAATATTACTGCACATTATAAGGTCATTTTTAAGTTTGATAGTTCTAAAACAGAAAAGATACAGTCGTTTAGAAAAACTTTAGATGAGGTTCTGAGTACCATAGGATACTATGAGTTACATTCGTCGGTGGATGTGTATAATGAGAATATATCTTTTGTTATAGTGCATGGTTTAAAAAATGGCCAAGTCGCCAAGACCTTTGAACAGTTACTGACTAAAGAGAATAAAAAGAAAATCAGGGAACCGTATTTTGCCATGGCTTCGGCAAATTATCAAATTATTCAAATTCATAAGAACCTAGATGCTTTTTTAAGCGTATATAACAATTAA
- a CDS encoding polymer-forming cytoskeletal protein, with the protein MFSENKKNKMVENTSSQNIIAQGTTIVGDFSSQGDFRIDGTIEGNVKTSGKVVVGKSGLIKGTLEGTDAYFEGAFSGKLSLSGTLTLKSSAQIDGDVEVGKLAVEPGATFNVTCVMKGTVKEINNSGQTRRQQTEKTA; encoded by the coding sequence ATGTTTTCCGAAAATAAAAAAAATAAAATGGTAGAAAACACATCGAGTCAAAATATTATTGCTCAAGGCACTACTATCGTTGGGGACTTCTCTAGTCAAGGTGATTTTAGAATAGATGGTACAATAGAAGGTAATGTAAAAACCAGTGGCAAAGTAGTCGTTGGTAAATCGGGTTTAATTAAAGGTACCCTAGAAGGAACTGATGCTTATTTTGAAGGCGCTTTTTCTGGGAAGTTATCATTATCCGGAACATTAACTCTAAAGTCTTCTGCACAAATAGATGGCGATGTTGAAGTTGGTAAACTTGCCGTAGAACCCGGAGCAACTTTTAATGTAACTTGCGTTATGAAAGGAACTGTTAAAGAAATAAATAACAGTGGGCAAACAAGAAGACAACAAACCGAAAAAACAGCTTAA
- a CDS encoding AtpZ/AtpI family protein has protein sequence MGKQEDNKPKKQLNPYLRFTSVAFQMGITIYLGNLLGKWLDSKYDKTFWESTVTLFAVFLAMYQVISQVLKISKDK, from the coding sequence GTGGGCAAACAAGAAGACAACAAACCGAAAAAACAGCTTAACCCTTACCTTAGGTTTACATCTGTAGCTTTTCAAATGGGTATAACCATTTATTTGGGCAACCTGTTGGGTAAATGGCTAGACTCTAAATACGACAAAACCTTTTGGGAGTCTACGGTAACCTTGTTTGCTGTTTTTTTGGCCATGTACCAAGTAATTTCTCAAGTATTAAAAATATCTAAAGACAAATGA
- a CDS encoding DUF6168 family protein, with protein sequence MSKTLLIYLIVFVTLFFSANYLHQYILDGSSSVIRFDLKPVYIFFSLFSLFICVVFQFLRLVKKAKDQLGFIYLGTLVLKMIFFSIVFKKEVLDLPDLTKIESINLLIPLFIFLFVEVYFIAKILQQKK encoded by the coding sequence ATGAGCAAAACATTATTAATCTACTTAATAGTGTTTGTAACACTTTTTTTTTCAGCTAATTACCTTCATCAATATATATTGGACGGGAGTTCATCTGTAATCAGGTTTGACTTAAAGCCCGTTTATATCTTTTTTTCACTGTTTTCGTTATTTATATGTGTCGTTTTTCAGTTTTTAAGACTGGTAAAAAAGGCTAAAGACCAATTAGGGTTCATTTATTTAGGAACTTTGGTTTTGAAGATGATTTTTTTCTCAATTGTTTTTAAAAAAGAGGTGCTTGATTTACCCGATTTAACAAAGATTGAAAGCATAAATTTGTTAATCCCTCTATTTATTTTTCTGTTTGTTGAAGTGTATTTTATTGCTAAAATTTTACAACAGAAAAAGTAG